One stretch of Scylla paramamosain isolate STU-SP2022 unplaced genomic scaffold, ASM3559412v1 Contig9, whole genome shotgun sequence DNA includes these proteins:
- the LOC135096926 gene encoding uncharacterized protein K02A2.6-like, translating into MGRRWGDSIRERLGVSRGLVTYTFHSNHPRLVIPDLLRKQVAAHLHAGHQGIDSMLRKARQAVYWPGIEGDLRHHRNCCDTCNIQPPEPLLFTPPPDYPFQQTVVDLFQLEGHDYIVYADRLTGWLEVSQLPDGTESGRIKDVVRHHFSRWGAPEQLSMDGEVGVGVRVSSAHFPQSNGRAEVAVKSAKRILPGNTGGDGSLDNDKISLALLQYLNTPLRDINRSPAQLATGRQLRDGLPSVKRKLEVDNFGRRTLRQRERQMADHHNRVVADRNVTRSRAPLAPGDRVLPGPPARQEMEQSRYRHRSKQGTTGSILSDSTVVAVSPSERGNSERLQ; encoded by the exons atggggaggagatggggagacaGCATTAGGGAGAGGCTGGGTGTGTCGCGAGGCCTGGTGACGTACACTTTCCACAGCAACCATCCTCGCCTGGTGATTCCGGACCTCCTACGCAAGCAGGTTGCAGCCCACCTCCATGCAGGCCACCAAGGTATAGACTCGATGCTCAGGAAAGCGCGACAGGCAGTATACTGGCCTGGCATTGAAGGGGACCTGAGGCACCATCGCAACTGCTGTGACACGTGCAACATACAACCCCCTGagcctctcctcttcactccgcCCCCTGACTATCCCTTCCAGCAGACTGTGGTGGATTTGTTCCAGCTGGAGGGACACGACTACATCGTCTATGCAGACAGGCTCACGGGTTGGCTGGAGGTGTCTCAGCTGCCTGATGGCACAGAATCAGGCAGAATTAAGGATGTGGTGCGTCACCACTTCTCGAGATGGGGTGCCCCAGAGCAGCTCTCCATGGACGGAG AAGTGGGGGTAGGAGTTCGGGTGTCCTCGGCGCACTTCCCACAGTCAAACGGAAGGGCAGAGGTGGCCGTGAAGTCCGCCAAGAGGATACTACCGGGAAACACTGGAGGTGATGGCAGTCTAGACAACGATAAGATCTCTCTTGCCTTGCTCCAGTACCTTAACACACCTCTACGGGACATCAATAGGTCACCGGCTCAGCTGGCAACGGGCCGCCAGCTACGGGATGGATTACCATCAGTGAAACGGAAGCTTGAGGTGGACAATTTTGGGAGGAGGACGCTGCGGCAGCGGGAACGTCAGATGGCGGACCACCACAACAGAGTGGTGGCTGACAGGAACGTCACACGCTCCCGCGCGCCTCTTGCGCCTGGTGACAGGGTTCTCCCAGGACCACCAGCACGGCAGGAGATGGAACAGAGCAGGTATCGTCATAGAAGCAAGCAAGGGACCACAGGCAGCATCTTGTCAGACTCGACGGTAGTGGCCGTATCTCCCTCAGAACGCGGCAACTCAGAACGGCTGCAGTGA